A single region of the Sandaracinaceae bacterium genome encodes:
- a CDS encoding PEGA domain-containing protein, which yields MCTVLGGCAHQRRSAGAVSTRPGAAVVLLSVEPEHEEYAVAIARALRRGPSPSGAPWLPVPERETRALHDELARIEALFFDLDLPGAERAARDVLAGIDDGLVTVDDQAALLNALIRAAQVFDAQGAGDAADDALRRATAVRPGFELSAVDFPPSLIARRAALGATSERRVLTLRDLPPGAHVYVDGAPVSGPQVALVQGPHVVRVSAPGYLPLQQRMDLQVDTALAPELTVDPERLHALPADHARAYLASHDAHALRLSLSVSNEGRSCRLSVDGEPSVSVLAPLDEGPPAVAARLVTEREAARDARIAGATRRRRVRGVVAATAVVAAGAGAGAYVALRPSADGWRGSGQLAESSP from the coding sequence GTGTGTACCGTCTTGGGCGGCTGCGCGCACCAGCGCCGTTCCGCCGGCGCCGTTTCGACGCGGCCCGGCGCGGCGGTGGTCCTCCTGTCGGTCGAGCCCGAGCACGAAGAGTACGCCGTGGCCATCGCACGCGCGCTCCGACGCGGACCGAGCCCCAGCGGTGCACCTTGGCTGCCTGTGCCCGAGCGCGAGACACGCGCCCTCCACGACGAACTGGCACGCATCGAAGCCCTGTTCTTCGACCTGGACCTCCCCGGCGCCGAGCGCGCCGCGCGAGACGTCCTCGCGGGCATCGATGATGGGCTCGTCACCGTGGACGACCAGGCCGCCTTGCTGAACGCGCTCATCCGCGCAGCGCAGGTGTTCGACGCCCAGGGAGCGGGGGACGCCGCCGATGACGCCCTCCGGCGCGCCACGGCCGTGCGTCCGGGCTTCGAGCTCTCTGCCGTCGACTTCCCCCCCAGCTTGATCGCTCGCCGCGCGGCGCTCGGCGCCACGTCGGAGCGTCGTGTGCTGACGCTCCGCGACCTGCCCCCGGGCGCCCACGTCTACGTGGACGGCGCCCCCGTGAGTGGCCCGCAAGTCGCGCTGGTGCAGGGCCCCCACGTGGTGCGCGTCAGCGCGCCGGGCTACCTGCCGCTTCAGCAACGCATGGACCTCCAGGTGGACACCGCGCTGGCCCCCGAGCTCACCGTGGACCCAGAACGCCTGCACGCGCTGCCCGCCGACCACGCCCGCGCGTACTTGGCCAGCCACGACGCGCACGCGCTCCGCTTGTCGCTCTCCGTCTCGAACGAAGGGCGCAGCTGCAGGCTCTCCGTGGACGGCGAGCCGAGCGTCAGCGTGCTCGCCCCCCTCGACGAAGGTCCTCCCGCCGTCGCGGCGCGGCTCGTGACCGAGCGCGAGGCCGCGCGAGACGCGCGCATTGCCGGGGCCACGAGGCGACGGCGCGTACGTGGCGTCGTCGCGGCCACCGCCGTGGTGGCCGCGGGCGCGGGGGCAGGCGCGTACGTGGCGCTACGCCCAAGCGCGGACGGTTGGCGCGGCAGCGGCCAACTCGCGGAGAGCTCACCATGA